In one window of Burkholderia cenocepacia DNA:
- the norM gene encoding multidrug efflux MATE transporter NorM: MSHSGLTRTAAAPPSLSSHAADTARLAAPLAIAQLSQMAMSVTDTVLLGSLGPDSLAAGGLGANFFFVIVTILQGVLSSVSVSVAHARGAQAEDRVPHIYWTGFALSVLLAIPAIVALSLAEPILLMFHEPPLLAHHVGEYTGILRYAALGSLIGVGLMRAFLPAIGAARRLLWVSIGGVGVNGVLNYGLIHGAFGLPRLGFLGSAVATSITIWLTALALIWLLHGRQRFRHFVTAARPKLPVMGELIGVGWPVAITYGVESTLFLATGLTVGVLGATSLAAHQIALNVASVSFMVPLAIGQAANVRVGYWIGAGSPVAARHAGFVALALGVGFMSLSGLVMIVAPHTIVGLYLHLDDPANAATVSLAASLLGIAAVFQIVDGMQTVASGALRGLKDTRIPMLAATFGYWGIGFPTGYWFAFHAGLGARGLWWGLAAGLASVAALMAWRFHRKTTSLIATAR; the protein is encoded by the coding sequence ATGTCGCATTCCGGTCTTACGCGGACGGCCGCCGCGCCGCCGTCCCTGTCCAGTCATGCCGCCGATACCGCGCGCCTCGCCGCACCGCTCGCGATCGCGCAACTCTCCCAGATGGCGATGAGCGTCACCGACACGGTGCTGCTCGGTTCGCTCGGCCCCGATTCGCTCGCGGCAGGCGGGCTCGGCGCGAACTTCTTCTTCGTGATCGTGACGATCCTGCAAGGCGTGCTGTCGTCGGTCAGCGTGAGCGTCGCGCACGCGCGCGGCGCGCAGGCCGAGGATCGCGTGCCGCACATCTACTGGACGGGCTTCGCGCTGTCCGTGCTGCTCGCGATTCCGGCAATCGTCGCGCTGTCGCTGGCCGAACCGATCCTGCTGATGTTCCACGAGCCGCCGCTGCTCGCGCATCACGTCGGCGAATACACGGGCATCCTGCGCTACGCGGCGCTCGGCAGCCTGATCGGCGTCGGGCTGATGCGCGCGTTCCTGCCCGCGATCGGCGCCGCGCGCCGCCTCCTGTGGGTGTCGATCGGCGGCGTTGGCGTGAACGGCGTGCTGAACTACGGGCTGATCCACGGCGCATTCGGGCTGCCGCGCTTGGGCTTTCTCGGCTCGGCCGTCGCGACGTCGATCACGATCTGGCTCACCGCGCTCGCCCTCATCTGGCTGCTGCACGGCCGGCAGCGCTTCCGCCATTTCGTGACCGCCGCGCGCCCGAAGCTGCCCGTGATGGGCGAGCTGATCGGCGTCGGCTGGCCGGTGGCGATCACGTACGGGGTCGAATCGACGCTGTTCCTCGCCACCGGCCTCACGGTCGGCGTGCTGGGCGCGACGTCGCTCGCCGCGCACCAGATCGCGCTGAACGTCGCGTCGGTGTCGTTCATGGTGCCGCTTGCGATCGGCCAGGCAGCCAACGTGCGCGTCGGCTACTGGATCGGCGCGGGCTCGCCCGTCGCCGCGCGGCACGCGGGCTTCGTCGCGCTGGCGCTCGGCGTCGGCTTCATGTCGCTGTCGGGCCTCGTGATGATCGTCGCGCCGCACACGATCGTCGGCCTGTACCTGCATCTCGACGATCCGGCCAACGCGGCCACGGTATCGCTCGCCGCGTCGCTGCTCGGCATCGCCGCGGTGTTCCAGATCGTCGACGGCATGCAGACCGTCGCGTCGGGTGCGCTGCGCGGCCTGAAGGACACGCGTATCCCGATGCTCGCCGCGACCTTCGGCTACTGGGGCATCGGCTTCCCGACCGGCTACTGGTTCGCGTTCCACGCGGGCCTCGGCGCGCGCGGCCTGTGGTGGGGGCTCGCGGCCGGGCTCGCGAGCGTCGCCGCGCTGATGGCCTGGCGCTTTCACCGCAAGACCACTTCGCTGATCGCGACGGCCCGCTAG
- a CDS encoding RNA-binding S4 domain-containing protein: protein MPNLDFTLTGEYVELHNLLKITGLADSGGTAKLIVASGAVKVDGAVELRKTCKIRAGQVVLLGDTRIAVREA from the coding sequence ATGCCCAATCTGGATTTCACGCTGACCGGCGAATACGTCGAGCTGCACAACCTTCTCAAGATCACCGGCCTCGCGGACAGCGGCGGCACCGCGAAGCTGATCGTCGCGTCCGGCGCCGTGAAAGTGGACGGCGCGGTCGAGCTGCGCAAGACCTGCAAGATTCGCGCGGGCCAGGTCGTGCTGCTCGGCGACACGCGCATCGCGGTACGCGAGGCGTAG
- a CDS encoding DUF4088 family protein encodes MGQITLSLKDDTLESLRKDYDAFVRVSLKLDPQFATPSFEDFLRAKLLDNMVPLTEHAVQRMLQGGQYAWAKRTLDKEFPDVVAILMRQAGEFGFGFASRSEWTPDELAKACRDWAKAIVAEAQGDASLIDPLASQIKGAAQDIQTLEELMQTPAWRLAESLRQRIYEAKLACEMSVGSIARDKLGELRGLLRLGLAHGSFQKQEAQQIMEYLRLLKPEIFVEEPYDVFARLAAWLRSVFTPAAVRPPQGQGQGQRRP; translated from the coding sequence ATGGGCCAGATCACCCTTTCCCTCAAGGACGACACGCTCGAGTCCCTGCGCAAGGACTACGACGCGTTCGTCCGCGTGTCGCTGAAACTCGACCCGCAATTCGCGACGCCGTCGTTCGAGGATTTCCTGCGCGCCAAGCTGCTCGACAACATGGTGCCGCTCACCGAGCACGCCGTGCAGCGGATGCTGCAGGGCGGCCAGTACGCGTGGGCCAAGCGCACGCTCGACAAGGAATTTCCGGACGTCGTCGCGATCCTGATGCGGCAGGCCGGCGAATTCGGCTTCGGCTTCGCGTCGCGCTCCGAATGGACGCCCGACGAACTCGCGAAGGCGTGCCGCGACTGGGCGAAGGCGATCGTCGCCGAAGCGCAGGGCGATGCGTCGCTGATCGACCCGCTCGCGTCGCAGATCAAGGGCGCCGCGCAGGACATCCAGACGCTCGAGGAACTGATGCAGACGCCTGCGTGGCGGCTCGCGGAATCGCTGCGACAGCGGATCTACGAGGCCAAGCTCGCGTGCGAGATGAGCGTCGGCAGCATTGCCCGCGACAAGCTCGGCGAATTGCGCGGACTGCTGCGGCTCGGGCTCGCGCACGGCTCGTTCCAGAAGCAGGAAGCGCAGCAGATCATGGAATACCTGCGGCTGCTGAAGCCGGAGATCTTCGTCGAGGAACCGTATGACGTCTTCGCGCGGCTCGCCGCGTGGCTGCGCAGCGTGTTCACCCCTGCTGCCGTGCGGCCGCCGCAGGGGCAGGGACAAGGGCAGCGCCGGCCGTAA
- a CDS encoding AzlD domain-containing protein — protein sequence MSYALLILGMAVITYAIRSTLFLFGERLTFPPLVRTALAFVPVTVLTAIIVPMTVSPHGGTAELTWRNPQLVGALAAVLVSAATRRPLVTIAAGLVVFFVWQGAVLPHWPAT from the coding sequence GTGAGCTACGCGCTGTTGATCCTCGGGATGGCCGTCATCACGTATGCGATCCGCTCGACGCTGTTCCTGTTCGGCGAGCGGCTGACGTTCCCGCCGCTCGTGCGGACCGCGCTCGCCTTCGTGCCGGTCACCGTGCTGACCGCGATCATCGTGCCGATGACCGTCTCGCCGCACGGCGGCACGGCCGAGCTGACCTGGCGCAATCCGCAGCTCGTCGGCGCACTCGCGGCCGTGCTCGTGTCGGCCGCGACCCGCCGCCCGCTCGTGACGATCGCGGCCGGGCTCGTGGTGTTCTTCGTGTGGCAAGGGGCCGTCCTCCCGCACTGGCCGGCTACCTGA
- a CDS encoding AzlC family ABC transporter permease translates to MEERFLNKTPASPPRRPLNEWLDGARDTIPMMIGAAPFGVIFGTLVGGGPLAAWHGALMSLAVFAGSAQFIALGLIAGSASFVVVLATTLIVNLRHLLYSATLAPYVAHLPLRWRATLGALMTDEVFAVAYGHYRHYPPGTIGPHYFFGSGLAMYLNWQVWTLAGIGFGAAFPGLQSLGLDFAMAATFIAIVVPQLGTLRYFAAAATAGTLAYFWQGWPYKLGLLGAVAAGVAIGVVLTLRHDRTHANARSGAAS, encoded by the coding sequence ATGGAGGAGCGCTTCTTGAACAAGACACCCGCATCACCCCCGCGCCGCCCGCTCAACGAATGGCTCGATGGCGCGCGCGACACGATCCCGATGATGATCGGCGCCGCGCCGTTCGGCGTGATATTCGGCACGCTCGTCGGCGGCGGTCCGCTCGCCGCGTGGCACGGCGCACTGATGTCGCTTGCCGTGTTCGCGGGCTCCGCGCAATTCATCGCGCTCGGCCTGATCGCCGGCAGCGCCAGTTTCGTCGTCGTGCTCGCCACGACGCTGATCGTGAACCTGCGCCACCTGCTGTACAGCGCGACGCTCGCGCCCTATGTCGCCCACCTGCCGCTGCGCTGGCGCGCGACGCTCGGCGCGTTGATGACCGACGAGGTGTTCGCGGTCGCCTACGGCCACTACCGGCACTACCCGCCCGGTACGATCGGCCCCCACTACTTTTTCGGCTCCGGGCTCGCGATGTACCTGAACTGGCAGGTCTGGACGCTCGCGGGCATCGGCTTCGGCGCGGCGTTCCCGGGCCTGCAGTCGCTCGGCCTCGATTTCGCGATGGCAGCGACCTTCATCGCGATCGTCGTCCCGCAGCTCGGCACGCTGCGCTACTTCGCGGCGGCCGCCACGGCGGGCACGCTCGCGTACTTCTGGCAGGGCTGGCCGTACAAGCTCGGGCTGCTCGGCGCGGTCGCCGCCGGCGTCGCGATCGGCGTCGTGCTCACGCTGCGGCACGATCGCACGCACGCCAACGCTCGTTCGGGGGCCGCATCGTGA
- a CDS encoding AraC family transcriptional regulator produces the protein MSTTRLPDSARYWRTPLVPDADLLTATYRDHAFAPHWHDAYTIPVILEGAERFTYRGTGYVAETGTVPVINPGEVHTGSRAADEGWCYRVSYMPVEFIHELASTIAGRPQDAPWFAPDVIRDADLAARLTLAHRMLEAGSERALSSQADAPGQPAGDPAAGDSATGAPRIYDPLAAETAMLDALSTLIVRHADVRPQPAPLAADEPRVDAMRERLAADLTCTVTLDDVAQTVGLSPFHAARLFTRTTGMPPHAWRNQLRLQRALAPLRAGVPVADVAAASGFVDQSHFTRHFKRMFGVPPGRWQAS, from the coding sequence ATGTCCACCACCCGCCTCCCCGATTCCGCACGCTACTGGCGTACGCCGCTCGTGCCGGACGCGGATCTGCTCACGGCCACCTATCGCGATCACGCGTTCGCGCCCCACTGGCACGACGCGTACACGATCCCCGTGATTCTCGAAGGCGCGGAACGCTTTACCTATCGCGGCACCGGCTACGTCGCCGAAACGGGCACCGTGCCCGTGATCAATCCCGGTGAAGTGCATACGGGCTCGCGTGCCGCCGACGAAGGCTGGTGCTATCGCGTCAGCTACATGCCGGTCGAATTCATCCACGAGCTCGCGAGTACGATCGCGGGCCGCCCGCAGGATGCGCCCTGGTTTGCCCCCGACGTGATCCGCGACGCCGATCTCGCGGCCCGGCTCACGCTCGCGCACCGGATGCTGGAAGCCGGCAGCGAGCGCGCGCTGTCGTCGCAGGCCGATGCGCCCGGACAGCCGGCCGGCGATCCGGCGGCCGGCGATTCGGCCACCGGCGCGCCGCGCATCTACGATCCGCTCGCCGCCGAAACCGCGATGCTCGACGCGCTGTCGACGCTGATCGTGCGCCACGCCGACGTGCGGCCGCAACCGGCGCCGCTCGCGGCCGACGAGCCACGCGTCGACGCGATGCGCGAGCGGCTCGCTGCCGACCTGACGTGCACGGTGACGCTCGACGACGTCGCGCAGACGGTCGGCCTGTCGCCATTTCACGCGGCGCGCCTGTTCACACGTACGACCGGCATGCCGCCGCATGCGTGGCGCAACCAGCTGCGGCTGCAGCGCGCGCTGGCGCCGTTGCGCGCGGGCGTGCCGGTCGCCGATGTCGCCGCGGCCAGCGGCTTCGTCGACCAGAGTCACTTCACGCGGCATTTCAAACGGATGTTCGGCGTGCCGCCCGGGCGCTGGCAGGCAAGCTGA
- a CDS encoding CreA family protein, with translation MKHRLLRSAPLALLLSAFAAAPFAHAEEVGSVNTHFRVTGSDRVVVEAYDDPVVTGVTCYVSRARTGGIKGTLGVAEDPSEASIACRQVGPISFKEPVKQQADVFSERMSFIFKTLHVVRVVDKKRNTIVYLTYSDRIVSGSPKNAVTAVPMPAGTTIPVK, from the coding sequence ATGAAGCATCGTCTCCTGCGCTCCGCGCCCCTCGCCCTCCTGCTCTCCGCCTTCGCCGCGGCACCGTTCGCGCATGCGGAGGAAGTCGGCAGCGTCAACACCCATTTCCGCGTCACGGGTTCCGACCGCGTGGTCGTCGAGGCCTATGACGATCCGGTCGTGACCGGCGTGACCTGCTACGTGTCGCGCGCCCGCACCGGCGGGATCAAGGGCACGCTCGGCGTGGCCGAGGACCCCAGCGAAGCGTCGATCGCGTGCCGGCAGGTCGGCCCGATCAGCTTCAAGGAACCGGTCAAGCAGCAGGCCGACGTCTTCAGCGAACGCATGTCGTTCATCTTCAAGACGCTGCACGTCGTGCGCGTGGTCGACAAGAAACGCAACACGATCGTCTATCTGACCTACAGCGACCGCATCGTCAGCGGCAGCCCGAAGAACGCCGTCACCGCGGTGCCGATGCCGGCCGGCACGACGATTCCGGTCAAGTAA
- the fdxA gene encoding ferredoxin FdxA, with amino-acid sequence MTHVVTEGCIKCKYTDCVDVCPVDCFREGPNFLAIDPDECIDCAVCVAECPTNAIYAEEDVPGDQQQFTELNAELAKNWPSITKTKPAPADADEWKDVQDKLHLLER; translated from the coding sequence ATGACTCACGTTGTGACCGAAGGCTGCATCAAGTGCAAATACACGGATTGCGTGGATGTGTGCCCGGTGGATTGCTTCCGTGAAGGTCCCAACTTTCTCGCCATCGATCCGGACGAGTGCATCGACTGCGCCGTGTGCGTCGCCGAATGCCCGACCAATGCGATCTATGCCGAAGAAGACGTTCCGGGCGACCAGCAGCAGTTCACCGAGCTGAATGCCGAGCTGGCGAAGAATTGGCCGTCGATCACGAAGACCAAGCCGGCGCCGGCCGACGCGGACGAGTGGAAGGACGTGCAGGACAAGCTGCACCTGCTCGAGCGCTGA
- the pncB gene encoding nicotinate phosphoribosyltransferase, with the protein MIITSLLDTDLYKFTMMQVVLHHFPAANVEYRFRCRTPGVDLVPYIDEIRDEVRGLCSLRFADVELDYLRRMRFIKSDFVDFLALFHLNEKYISITPSPKGNGEIDIVIEGPWLHTILFEIPVLAIVNEVYFRNTQREPDYREGRERLREKIKLLGAKPEFADCKIADYGTRRRFSKVWHEEVALTLRDGLGPQFAGTSNVLYAMKHDITPLGTMAHEYLQACQALGPRLRDSQIYGFEMWAKEYRGDLGIALSDVYGMDAFLNDFDMYFCKLFDGARHDSGDPFEWGERMLRHYEANRCDPRTKVLVFSDALDIPKVMQLYERFRGRCKLAFGVGTNLTNDLGYVPLQIVIKMVRCNGQPVAKLSDSPGKSMCDDKAYLAYLRQVFGIAQPVEEDASK; encoded by the coding sequence ATGATCATCACTTCGCTGCTCGACACGGATCTCTACAAGTTCACGATGATGCAGGTCGTCCTGCATCACTTCCCGGCTGCAAACGTCGAATACCGCTTCCGGTGCCGCACGCCCGGCGTCGATCTCGTGCCGTACATCGACGAGATTCGCGACGAGGTGCGCGGCCTGTGCTCGCTGCGCTTTGCCGACGTCGAACTCGACTACCTGCGGCGGATGCGCTTCATCAAGAGCGACTTCGTCGACTTCCTCGCGCTGTTCCACCTGAACGAGAAGTACATCTCGATCACGCCGTCGCCGAAGGGCAACGGCGAAATCGACATCGTGATCGAGGGGCCGTGGCTGCATACGATCCTGTTCGAGATCCCCGTGCTCGCGATCGTCAACGAAGTCTATTTCCGCAACACGCAGCGCGAGCCCGACTATCGCGAAGGGCGCGAGCGGCTGCGCGAGAAGATCAAGCTGCTCGGCGCGAAGCCCGAATTCGCCGACTGCAAGATCGCCGACTACGGCACGCGCCGGCGCTTCTCGAAGGTCTGGCACGAGGAAGTCGCGCTCACGCTGCGCGACGGGCTCGGCCCGCAGTTCGCGGGCACGAGCAACGTGCTGTACGCGATGAAGCACGACATCACGCCGCTCGGCACGATGGCGCACGAATACCTGCAGGCGTGCCAGGCGCTCGGCCCGCGGCTGCGCGACTCGCAGATCTACGGCTTCGAGATGTGGGCGAAGGAATATCGCGGCGACCTCGGGATCGCGCTGTCGGACGTCTACGGCATGGACGCGTTCCTGAACGACTTCGACATGTACTTCTGCAAGCTGTTCGACGGCGCGCGCCACGATTCGGGCGATCCGTTCGAGTGGGGCGAGCGGATGCTGCGCCATTACGAGGCGAACCGGTGCGACCCGCGCACCAAGGTGCTCGTGTTCTCGGACGCGCTCGACATCCCGAAGGTCATGCAGCTGTACGAACGGTTCCGCGGCCGCTGCAAGCTCGCGTTCGGCGTCGGCACCAACCTCACCAACGATCTCGGCTACGTGCCGCTGCAGATCGTGATCAAGATGGTTCGCTGCAACGGCCAGCCGGTCGCGAAGCTGTCCGATTCGCCGGGCAAGAGCATGTGCGACGACAAGGCGTATCTCGCGTACCTGCGGCAGGTGTTCGGCATCGCGCAGCCGGTCGAGGAAGACGCGTCGAAGTAG
- a CDS encoding lactate utilization protein C translates to MDTSAARRQILARIRAAQGRAAEPDAAERDGVADYLARHPEGPRPPAPADLVAAFVDEAGRLSTTVDEVATLADVPAAAARYLAAHGLPTQAVAWRTLADLDWAGAGLSVECRKPRDGDLVGLTGCFCATAETGSLVLLSGPDTYASAGLLPETHIAIVPASRIVAGHEDAFALIRAERGELPRAVNFVSGPSRTGDIEQTIILGAHGPYRVHAIVVRGA, encoded by the coding sequence ATGGACACTTCCGCTGCCCGTCGCCAGATCCTCGCGCGCATCCGCGCGGCGCAGGGGCGCGCGGCCGAACCCGATGCAGCGGAGCGCGACGGCGTCGCCGACTATCTCGCCCGTCATCCGGAGGGCCCGCGCCCGCCGGCGCCGGCCGACCTCGTCGCCGCTTTCGTCGACGAAGCGGGGCGCCTGTCGACCACGGTCGACGAAGTCGCGACGCTGGCCGATGTGCCCGCCGCCGCCGCCCGCTATCTTGCCGCTCATGGTCTGCCGACGCAGGCCGTCGCATGGCGCACGCTGGCCGATCTCGACTGGGCCGGCGCCGGCCTGTCGGTCGAGTGCCGCAAGCCGCGCGACGGCGATCTCGTCGGCCTGACCGGCTGCTTCTGCGCGACCGCCGAAACGGGGTCGCTGGTGTTGCTGTCCGGCCCCGACACTTACGCATCGGCCGGCCTGCTGCCGGAAACCCACATCGCGATCGTGCCGGCGTCACGCATCGTCGCCGGTCATGAAGACGCGTTCGCACTGATTCGCGCGGAGCGCGGCGAGTTGCCGCGCGCGGTCAATTTCGTGTCGGGCCCGTCGCGCACGGGCGACATCGAGCAAACGATCATTCTGGGTGCGCACGGCCCGTACCGCGTGCACGCGATCGTCGTACGGGGCGCCTGA
- a CDS encoding sodium:proton antiporter, with protein sequence MKRHAAAWAGMASGIALGAAPALASAATLDGATLSALWGIPFAGILLSIALFPLVAPVFWHHHFGKIAAGWAIVFLAPFAVAFGAGTAFGTLVHALLEEYIPFIVLLTALYTVAGGICVNGNLHGSPKLNTAILALGTLLASVMGTTGAAMLLIRPLLRANDNRKHVVHVVIFFIFLVANAGGSLSPLGDPPLFLGFLNGVSFFWTTTHLALPMLFICVVLLTLFFVLDTYFYRKGGEERPAALDPTPDGAALSIDGKINFVLLAVVIALVLMSGVWKPGISFDVWGTHVALQNLVRDVALVVVTLASLALTPRSAREGNAFNWAPIEEVAKLFAGIFVTIAPVIVILRAGADGAFAQIVHLVTGPDGRPIDAMYFWATGILSSFLDNAPTYLVFFNLAGGDAQTLMTTGASTLAAISAGAVFMGANSYIGNAPNFMVKAIAESRGVKMPSFFAYLGWALVVLIPVFLLTSWLFFTA encoded by the coding sequence ATGAAACGACATGCCGCCGCCTGGGCGGGCATGGCGTCGGGAATCGCGCTTGGCGCCGCTCCCGCGCTCGCATCGGCCGCCACGCTCGACGGTGCCACGCTGTCCGCGCTCTGGGGCATCCCGTTCGCGGGAATCCTGCTGTCCATCGCGCTGTTCCCGCTCGTCGCCCCCGTGTTCTGGCATCACCACTTCGGCAAGATCGCCGCCGGCTGGGCGATCGTGTTCCTGGCGCCGTTCGCGGTCGCGTTCGGCGCCGGCACCGCGTTCGGCACGCTCGTGCATGCGCTGCTCGAGGAATACATTCCGTTCATCGTGCTGCTCACCGCGCTCTACACGGTCGCGGGCGGCATCTGCGTGAACGGCAACCTGCATGGCTCGCCGAAGCTGAATACCGCGATCCTCGCGCTCGGCACGCTGCTCGCGAGCGTGATGGGTACGACGGGCGCCGCGATGCTGCTGATCCGGCCGCTGCTGCGCGCCAACGACAACCGCAAGCATGTCGTGCACGTCGTGATCTTCTTCATCTTCCTCGTCGCGAATGCGGGCGGCTCGCTGTCGCCGCTCGGCGATCCGCCGCTGTTCCTCGGCTTCCTGAACGGCGTGAGCTTCTTCTGGACGACCACCCATCTCGCGCTGCCGATGCTGTTCATCTGCGTGGTGCTGCTGACGCTGTTCTTCGTGCTCGATACGTACTTCTACCGGAAGGGCGGCGAGGAGCGGCCGGCCGCGCTCGATCCGACGCCCGACGGCGCGGCGCTGTCGATCGACGGCAAGATCAACTTCGTGCTGCTGGCGGTCGTGATCGCGCTCGTGCTGATGAGCGGCGTGTGGAAGCCGGGCATCTCGTTCGACGTGTGGGGTACGCACGTCGCGCTGCAGAATCTCGTGCGCGACGTCGCGCTCGTGGTGGTGACGCTCGCGTCGCTCGCGCTGACGCCGCGTTCCGCGCGCGAGGGCAACGCATTCAACTGGGCGCCGATCGAGGAAGTCGCGAAGCTGTTCGCGGGCATCTTCGTGACGATTGCGCCGGTAATCGTGATCCTGCGCGCGGGCGCGGACGGCGCGTTCGCACAGATCGTGCATCTCGTCACCGGGCCCGACGGCAGGCCGATCGACGCGATGTACTTCTGGGCGACGGGCATCCTGTCGTCGTTCCTCGACAACGCACCGACCTATCTCGTGTTCTTCAACCTTGCGGGCGGCGATGCGCAGACGCTGATGACGACCGGCGCATCGACGCTCGCCGCGATTTCCGCCGGCGCGGTGTTCATGGGCGCGAACAGCTATATCGGCAACGCGCCGAATTTCATGGTGAAGGCGATCGCCGAATCGCGCGGCGTGAAGATGCCGAGCTTCTTCGCGTATCTTGGCTGGGCGCTCGTCGTGCTGATACCGGTATTCCTGCTGACGTCGTGGCTTTTCTTCACGGCGTAA
- a CDS encoding 2-hydroxyacid dehydrogenase: protein MQKILVARPIFPDVIERLKQYFDVDWNDGDALAPDALAARLADKDGALTAGDPVGAATLAAAPRLRVVANMAVGYNNFDMAAFNAANVLGTNTPDVLNESTADFGWALMMAAARRIAESEHWLRAGHWQKWAYDGFLGTDIHGSTLGVIGMGRIGQALARRARGFGMQVIYHNRSRVAPEIEAELNAEYVSKDALLARADHVVLVLPYTKENHHTIGAAELAKMKPTATLTNIARGGIVDDAALAVALRDGTIAAAGLDVYEGEPSVHPALLEVPNVVLTPHIASATEKTRRAMANLAADNLIAALGEGPRAGQPPNPINPDVIGKPRA from the coding sequence ATGCAGAAGATTCTGGTCGCGCGTCCGATCTTTCCGGACGTGATCGAACGGCTCAAGCAGTATTTCGACGTCGACTGGAACGACGGCGACGCACTCGCGCCCGACGCGCTCGCCGCGCGTCTGGCCGACAAGGACGGCGCGCTGACGGCCGGCGACCCGGTCGGCGCGGCCACGCTCGCGGCGGCGCCGCGCCTGCGGGTCGTGGCGAACATGGCGGTCGGCTACAACAACTTCGACATGGCTGCGTTCAACGCGGCGAACGTGCTCGGCACCAACACGCCAGACGTGCTGAACGAGTCGACCGCCGATTTCGGCTGGGCGCTGATGATGGCCGCCGCGCGCCGGATCGCCGAATCCGAACACTGGCTGCGCGCCGGTCACTGGCAGAAGTGGGCGTACGACGGCTTCCTCGGCACCGACATCCACGGCTCGACGCTCGGCGTGATCGGGATGGGCCGCATCGGCCAGGCGCTCGCGCGCCGCGCGCGTGGCTTCGGGATGCAGGTGATCTATCACAACCGGTCGCGGGTCGCGCCGGAGATCGAGGCCGAGCTGAATGCTGAATACGTGTCGAAGGATGCGCTGCTCGCGCGCGCCGATCATGTCGTGCTCGTGCTGCCGTACACGAAGGAGAACCATCACACGATCGGCGCGGCCGAGCTCGCGAAGATGAAACCCACGGCGACGCTGACCAATATCGCGCGTGGCGGGATCGTCGACGATGCGGCGCTGGCCGTCGCGCTGCGCGACGGGACGATCGCCGCGGCCGGCCTCGACGTGTACGAGGGCGAGCCGAGCGTGCATCCGGCGCTGCTCGAGGTGCCGAACGTCGTGCTGACGCCGCATATCGCGAGCGCGACCGAAAAGACCCGCCGCGCGATGGCGAATCTCGCTGCCGACAACCTGATCGCCGCGCTCGGCGAGGGACCGCGTGCGGGGCAGCCGCCGAATCCGATCAACCCTGACGTGATCGGGAAGCCGCGCGCATGA